From a region of the Candidatus Methylomirabilota bacterium genome:
- a CDS encoding sigma-54 dependent transcriptional regulator produces MSASVLVVDDEKTICETLAWCLQQEGHRVGTAGSGEEALRLMETEEFDVIITDIIMPGIGGLEVLQKARELNPRAVVILVTAYATVETAVRALREGASDYVLKPFKLDDLKFRVQRLLEYRTAFQESGLFRRTVEHAVPEKSLLGESAAMRGVRAQVAKISPTPSNVLITGESGTGKELAARALHAASPRHAQPFVPINCGAIPEALLESQLFGHLRGAFTTAVQASPGLFAAADRGTIFLDEIGDLPLHLQVKLLRVIEEKQVWAVGSTKPVLIDVRIIASTNRDLVKAIEGGGFREDLFYRLNVVHIALPPLRERREDIPILVEHFIHALNLKLSTKFLGVDRDVLGVLMNHPWKGNVRELEHVLESAMILGEGEVVSVRDLPHYLVTATEGSTVSCALRDVTRRVERQHILAVLAQTQFDKKEAARLLGISLASLYRKIGELAIQTNEN; encoded by the coding sequence ATGAGCGCTTCCGTCCTGGTCGTTGACGATGAAAAGACCATTTGCGAAACCCTCGCCTGGTGTCTCCAGCAGGAGGGCCATCGGGTCGGCACGGCCGGCAGCGGGGAAGAGGCTCTGCGCCTCATGGAGACCGAGGAGTTCGACGTCATCATCACCGACATCATCATGCCCGGCATCGGCGGTCTCGAGGTGCTGCAGAAGGCCCGCGAGCTCAACCCCCGGGCGGTGGTCATCCTGGTCACGGCCTACGCCACGGTGGAGACGGCGGTGCGGGCGTTGCGCGAGGGAGCGTCCGACTACGTCCTCAAGCCCTTCAAGCTGGACGATCTCAAGTTCCGGGTCCAGCGCCTGCTGGAGTACCGCACGGCGTTCCAGGAGAGCGGTCTCTTCCGGCGCACCGTCGAGCACGCGGTGCCCGAAAAGAGCCTGCTGGGGGAGAGCGCGGCGATGCGCGGTGTGCGGGCCCAGGTGGCCAAGATCAGCCCGACGCCCAGCAATGTCCTCATCACCGGGGAGAGCGGAACGGGCAAGGAGCTGGCCGCCCGCGCCCTCCACGCGGCCAGCCCTCGCCACGCGCAGCCTTTCGTTCCCATCAACTGCGGGGCGATTCCGGAGGCCCTGCTCGAGAGTCAACTGTTCGGGCATTTGCGAGGGGCCTTCACCACCGCGGTGCAGGCCAGTCCGGGCCTGTTCGCCGCGGCCGATCGTGGCACGATCTTCCTCGACGAGATCGGGGACCTGCCGCTCCATTTACAGGTAAAGCTCCTGCGGGTGATCGAGGAGAAGCAGGTCTGGGCCGTCGGCAGCACCAAGCCCGTCCTGATCGACGTCCGAATCATCGCCAGCACGAATCGAGATCTCGTCAAGGCGATCGAGGGCGGGGGGTTCCGGGAAGACCTCTTCTACCGCCTGAACGTCGTCCACATCGCCCTGCCTCCCCTCCGGGAACGGCGGGAGGACATCCCGATCCTTGTCGAGCACTTCATCCACGCCCTGAACTTGAAGCTGTCCACGAAATTCCTGGGCGTGGACCGGGACGTCCTCGGCGTCCTGATGAACCATCCCTGGAAGGGCAACGTTCGGGAGCTGGAGCACGTGCTGGAAAGCGCGATGATCCTCGGCGAGGGCGAGGTGGTGTCGGTGCGCGATCTCCCGCACTACCTGGTGACGGCCACCGAGGGGTCCACCGTGAGCTGCGCGCTCCGGGACGTGACCCGCCGCGTCGAGCGCCAGCACATTCTCGCCGTTCTCGCCCAGACCCAGTTCGACAAGAAGGAGGCGGCTCGGCTGCTGGGCATCAGCCTGGCCTCACTCTATCGCAAGATCGGCGAGCTCGCGATTCAGACGAACGAGAATTAG
- a CDS encoding multicopper oxidase domain-containing protein: MLIRRSNKLAEIARRNRQEIVKARLSRRDLFKMGIITSSGYLVHKSGLSAWASCNAGECEPGCSPPTLAFMDPLPFPPILPERDPATDPGFTFSPPTAVPNRNINPATGIPFEGRTQVHQFRDRFPAEKFHITRMRPNFNTRFSDNATNLARIGPNLTWGFNLGGAASSDVGLSPGPLIVARYGDPTLVRRFNELSFDTRGFGVPEVSTHFHNFHSGPDSDGGPCDPGTGGFSTDPLQQGRFFFIGQFYDYYQTMQQAGFDTPQFNGLNVGGTFGDIRETLTTTWFHDHRVDHTAENVYKGLAGMEFLFNAFDTGDETTGFRLPSFFPYPRFDLPLIFADKLFTPEGELCFDTFGFDGLVGDKFLVNGKLQPFMNVERRRYRFRLLDAGPSRFYQFFLTNPASLSQQIPYWAITTTDGNFLTDPIRVQSVRLSVAERVDIIIDFEEIFQATKGARTIRLENRLEQVNGRAPTDKILPAGQGNFLLEFRIVGNTPAPDNSKSPQQMIDDARAAGKACTFFPICIPPRPTDNAPDQEDRIRVTRTFRFERGNGQWQINGQFVDCTRFRFAVQRNTAERWILQNNSGGWQHPIHIHMEEFQTVRRNNRIIQLGDIEFGRKDVLRLGFNEQVELLFRFRDFRGGYPMHCHNTVHEDHAMMLLFNVADEGDTIPIP, encoded by the coding sequence ATGCTGATTCGCCGGAGCAACAAGCTCGCAGAGATCGCCAGAAGAAATCGCCAGGAGATCGTCAAGGCGCGGCTGAGCCGGCGCGACCTGTTCAAGATGGGGATCATCACGAGCTCGGGCTACCTGGTGCACAAGAGCGGCCTGAGTGCCTGGGCGAGCTGTAATGCAGGCGAATGCGAGCCGGGCTGCAGCCCGCCCACTCTGGCCTTCATGGACCCCCTGCCGTTCCCGCCGATCTTGCCGGAACGCGACCCGGCGACCGACCCAGGGTTCACGTTCTCGCCGCCGACTGCGGTGCCCAATCGCAACATCAACCCGGCGACGGGTATTCCGTTCGAAGGTCGCACGCAGGTCCATCAGTTCCGCGACCGGTTCCCCGCCGAGAAGTTCCACATCACCCGCATGCGGCCCAACTTCAACACCAGGTTCAGCGACAATGCGACGAACCTTGCCCGAATCGGGCCTAATCTTACGTGGGGGTTCAACCTGGGCGGCGCGGCGTCCTCTGACGTCGGGCTCTCGCCTGGCCCCTTGATCGTGGCCCGCTATGGGGACCCGACCTTGGTCCGCCGTTTCAACGAGCTCTCCTTTGATACCAGGGGCTTCGGGGTGCCCGAGGTCTCGACGCACTTTCACAACTTCCACTCCGGGCCGGACAGCGATGGCGGCCCCTGTGACCCGGGCACGGGGGGGTTCAGCACGGACCCGCTGCAACAAGGGCGGTTCTTCTTCATCGGGCAGTTCTACGACTATTACCAGACAATGCAGCAGGCCGGGTTCGATACGCCTCAGTTCAATGGCCTCAACGTAGGCGGGACATTCGGGGACATCAGGGAGACCCTGACCACGACGTGGTTCCACGACCACCGCGTCGACCACACGGCCGAGAACGTCTACAAGGGCCTGGCCGGGATGGAATTCCTGTTCAACGCCTTCGACACCGGCGATGAGACGACGGGGTTCCGGCTGCCCAGCTTCTTCCCGTACCCGCGGTTCGACCTTCCGTTGATCTTTGCCGACAAGCTGTTCACCCCGGAAGGGGAGCTCTGCTTCGACACCTTCGGGTTCGACGGCCTCGTCGGAGACAAGTTCCTCGTCAACGGGAAGCTCCAGCCGTTCATGAACGTCGAGCGGCGCCGGTACCGCTTCCGTCTGCTGGACGCCGGGCCGTCCCGGTTCTACCAGTTCTTCCTCACCAACCCCGCCAGCCTGAGCCAGCAGATCCCGTACTGGGCCATCACGACGACCGACGGCAACTTCCTGACCGACCCCATCCGGGTCCAGAGCGTGCGCCTGAGCGTCGCCGAACGGGTGGACATCATCATCGACTTCGAAGAGATCTTCCAGGCCACCAAGGGGGCCCGAACGATTCGCCTGGAGAACCGCCTGGAGCAGGTGAACGGGCGGGCGCCCACGGACAAGATCCTCCCCGCCGGCCAGGGGAACTTCTTGTTGGAGTTCCGGATCGTCGGCAACACCCCGGCGCCGGACAATAGCAAGAGTCCGCAGCAAATGATCGACGATGCTCGAGCCGCCGGCAAAGCTTGCACGTTCTTTCCGATTTGCATCCCGCCGCGGCCGACCGACAACGCCCCCGACCAGGAAGACAGGATCCGGGTCACGCGCACGTTCCGATTCGAGCGGGGCAACGGGCAGTGGCAGATCAACGGGCAGTTCGTCGATTGCACGCGGTTTCGGTTCGCGGTCCAGCGGAACACGGCCGAGCGGTGGATTTTACAGAACAACTCCGGCGGCTGGCAGCATCCCATTCACATCCACATGGAGGAGTTCCAGACCGTCCGGCGCAACAACCGGATCATCCAGCTCGGCGACATCGAGTTCGGCCGGAAGGACGTCCTCCGGCTGGGGTTCAACGAGCAGGTCGAGCTGCTCTTCCGGTTCCGCGACTTCCGGGGCGGCTACCCCATGCACTGTCACAACACGGTCCACGAGGACCACGCCATGATGCTGCTGTTCAATGTTGCCGATGAGGGGGACACCATCCCCATACCGTGA
- a CDS encoding SCO family protein, which produces MPAMTRRVGLTTLGLATVVAGVAARSESKSPENRGQEPVRQKLSPRERIQQHHLPNVEVITHEGKKVRFYDDLVKDKKVAINFMYTKCTDGTCPITTANLVRVQKLLKDRVGRDIFFYSVTLTPEHDTPEVLKRYTKAYGVGPGWLFLTGKPDDIERLRRALGFAYKDPAEDADKTNHVGMVRFGTEPLMIWGAAPGMANPEHLLRVLLWEMDRPLPGQGRPSPVV; this is translated from the coding sequence ATGCCAGCGATGACACGGCGGGTGGGATTGACCACGCTGGGTTTGGCGACCGTCGTCGCCGGCGTCGCGGCGCGGTCGGAGAGTAAGAGTCCAGAAAACCGGGGCCAGGAGCCCGTGCGACAAAAACTATCTCCACGGGAGCGGATCCAGCAACATCACCTGCCCAACGTCGAGGTCATCACCCACGAGGGTAAGAAGGTCCGTTTCTATGACGACCTGGTCAAGGACAAAAAGGTCGCCATCAACTTCATGTACACGAAATGCACCGACGGCACGTGCCCGATCACCACGGCGAACCTCGTCAGGGTTCAGAAGTTGCTCAAAGATAGGGTGGGGCGCGACATCTTCTTTTACTCCGTGACGCTCACGCCGGAGCACGACACCCCGGAGGTGCTGAAGCGATACACCAAGGCTTACGGCGTGGGGCCGGGATGGTTGTTCCTGACCGGCAAGCCCGACGACATCGAGCGGTTGCGGCGAGCTCTCGGCTTTGCCTATAAAGATCCCGCCGAAGATGCCGACAAGACGAACCATGTCGGTATGGTGCGGTTCGGCACCGAGCCGCTGATGATCTGGGGGGCTGCGCCGGGAATGGCGAACCCCGAACATCTGCTGCGAGTCCTGCTCTGGGAGATGGACAGGCCGCTGCCCGGCCAAGGGCGTCCGTCCCCGGTGGTGTGA
- a CDS encoding YncE family protein, whose product MRRKLLTSKGLLIALLLVALAASAPTGAGAQTTLREIPLDTSSSSTTMATAVDVAAATTGGRGGPESVAFDGTFVWVARQFADSVTRVRASDGVIAGTVAVGQRPVAVRFDASGVWVANLVGNTVTKLRASDGAVLGTFAVGAGPGGIAVDGGGGVWVANRNDGTVTKLRATNGSKLGTFAVGKRPLGMASDGPNVWVANNQSKTVMKLRASDGVVLATIPVGDGPFGVAFDGANIWVTNFFDGTVTKLRASDGLQLGVFPVGDGAAGVTYDGVSVWVACNGTNTVVRLSPSTGAVLATHRVAIGPFGVVWDGAAIWVANFGSDSLSTSR is encoded by the coding sequence ATGAGAAGGAAGCTCCTGACAAGCAAAGGCTTGTTGATTGCGCTGCTGCTCGTGGCGCTGGCGGCGTCGGCGCCGACAGGTGCCGGGGCTCAAACCACGCTGAGGGAAATTCCTCTCGACACGAGCTCGTCCTCCACGACCATGGCCACGGCCGTGGACGTCGCGGCGGCGACGACTGGCGGCAGGGGGGGTCCTGAGTCCGTCGCCTTCGATGGCACCTTCGTCTGGGTGGCGCGGCAATTCGCCGACAGCGTGACGAGGGTGCGGGCGAGCGATGGCGTCATTGCGGGGACGGTCGCCGTCGGCCAGCGCCCCGTCGCGGTCAGGTTCGACGCGTCCGGGGTGTGGGTCGCCAACCTTGTGGGCAACACGGTGACGAAGCTGCGGGCCAGCGACGGCGCGGTCCTCGGCACGTTCGCGGTCGGCGCCGGCCCGGGAGGCATCGCGGTCGACGGCGGCGGCGGCGTCTGGGTGGCGAACCGTAACGACGGCACCGTGACGAAGCTGCGGGCGACCAACGGAAGCAAGCTCGGGACCTTCGCCGTCGGCAAGCGGCCGCTGGGCATGGCGTCGGATGGCCCCAATGTCTGGGTGGCGAATAACCAGAGCAAGACGGTGATGAAGCTGCGGGCGAGCGACGGCGTCGTCCTCGCCACCATTCCCGTCGGCGACGGTCCTTTCGGGGTGGCCTTCGACGGCGCGAACATCTGGGTCACGAACTTCTTCGACGGCACCGTGACGAAGCTGCGGGCGAGCGACGGGCTCCAGCTCGGCGTCTTCCCTGTGGGCGACGGGGCCGCCGGCGTCACCTACGACGGCGTGAGCGTCTGGGTGGCGTGCAACGGCACCAACACGGTCGTGAGGCTCAGCCCGAGCACCGGCGCCGTGCTCGCGACCCACCGGGTGGCGATTGGCCCCTTCGGGGTCGTCTGGGACGGCGCGGCGATCTGGGTGGCCAACTTCGGCAGCGATTCGCTCTCGACGTCACGGTAG